In Aestuariibaculum lutulentum, one DNA window encodes the following:
- a CDS encoding cell division ATP-binding protein FtsE, with the protein MSNPILQLKDASIFQGESLVLSNINVEINKGDFVYLIGKTGTGKSSFMKTLYGDLPLTKGEGHIVDFNLNGLKEKDIPYLRRKLGVVFQDFKLLTDRTVNDNLLFVLKATGWKDKQEMTNRIEEVLTKVGMSTKGFKFPHELSGGEQQRIAIARALLNNPELILADEPTGNLDPQTSIEVMEVLQDINKNGNTILMATHDYALLLKYPSKTLKCDENQVYEVVQRKG; encoded by the coding sequence ATGTCAAATCCTATTTTACAATTAAAAGATGCTTCTATATTTCAGGGAGAGAGTTTAGTACTATCTAACATAAACGTTGAAATAAATAAAGGAGATTTTGTTTACTTAATTGGAAAAACAGGAACTGGTAAAAGTAGTTTTATGAAAACACTATATGGAGATTTACCACTTACCAAAGGTGAAGGACATATTGTAGATTTTAACCTGAATGGTTTAAAAGAGAAAGACATCCCTTATTTACGTAGAAAACTTGGTGTCGTTTTTCAGGATTTTAAACTTCTAACAGATCGTACTGTTAATGATAATTTACTATTTGTTTTAAAAGCAACTGGCTGGAAAGACAAGCAAGAGATGACTAACAGAATTGAAGAAGTTTTAACCAAAGTTGGCATGAGTACAAAAGGCTTTAAGTTTCCACACGAATTATCGGGCGGGGAACAACAACGCATTGCCATTGCAAGAGCATTACTTAATAATCCTGAGCTTATTCTTGCCGATGAACCTACAGGAAATCTAGATCCGCAAACGAGTATTGAGGTGATGGAAGTGCTTCAGGATATCAACAAAAATGGCAACACTATTTTAATGGCTACCCACGATTATGCGTTGTTATTGAAATACCCAAGCAAGACCTTAAAATGTGACGAGAATCAGGTGTATGAAGTGGTGCAAAGGAAGGGGTAG
- a CDS encoding class I SAM-dependent methyltransferase, which translates to MYDFIKNSIAALIPKKLLFENELFFRSVYSLLYLGNNHTCNICNYKLRKFIRLKNGDLLCPSCGSLSRNRRLWKLLNDNHHITGNILHFSPSRSLYRNLKKIESLSYFSTDYEDEFLAEYKFDITDINQENSKFDTIICYHILEHIVDDLKAMKELYRVLNSTGTIYIQTPFKDGDIYEDVSVVTPEERNIHFGQHDHVRVYSIKGLKLRLEQTGFKVKVINFLKTDDDVIYGFLSPETTLIVTK; encoded by the coding sequence ATGTATGACTTCATTAAAAACAGCATTGCAGCTTTAATTCCAAAAAAATTACTTTTTGAAAATGAATTGTTTTTTAGATCGGTTTATAGTTTATTATATTTAGGCAATAACCATACATGTAATATTTGCAATTATAAACTACGTAAATTTATTAGACTAAAGAATGGAGATTTGCTATGTCCGTCTTGCGGTAGTTTGTCACGAAACCGACGCTTATGGAAACTATTAAATGACAACCACCACATAACAGGTAATATTCTTCATTTTTCACCATCAAGAAGCCTGTATAGAAACCTTAAAAAAATTGAATCCCTTTCATATTTCAGCACAGATTATGAAGATGAATTTTTAGCTGAATATAAATTTGATATTACAGATATCAACCAAGAAAACTCTAAATTTGACACCATTATATGTTATCACATTTTAGAACATATCGTTGATGATCTAAAAGCCATGAAAGAGCTCTACAGAGTTTTAAATTCAACAGGAACAATTTATATTCAAACCCCTTTTAAAGATGGTGATATTTATGAAGACGTATCCGTTGTTACTCCTGAAGAAAGAAATATTCACTTCGGACAACATGATCATGTAAGAGTTTATTCAATTAAAGGTCTTAAATTAAGATTGGAACAAACAGGTTTTAAAGTTAAAGTTATTAATTTCTTAAAAACTGATGATGACGTTATTTACGGCTTTCTTTCTCCTGAAACAACTCTAATCGTAACAAAGTAA
- a CDS encoding glycosyltransferase family 2 protein, whose protein sequence is MLSILIPTYNYNVYPLACQLEKQALECNIEFEIICIDDGSQSDLNKDNNKINQLHNSRFKTLSENVGLSNNRNILADASKYNLLLFVDGDSLLPNNNYISNYIEAIKKDTDVVYGGRIHPKTVSSSRKLRWKYGTYREDTTSTQRNKNIYKSTLFNNTLIKKEIFNKIGFDKTIKEYGHEDTIFAFNLKKHHASVYHIDNPVLHNDVDLNTVYYVKTQKALNNLNSIYRTGIIDPNFVTFLNIFISLKKFKLNYLFAGFHVIFDGLLKYNLISRRPYLFLFDLFRITYFSYINLKK, encoded by the coding sequence ATGCTATCAATTTTAATCCCTACATATAATTACAATGTATATCCGCTTGCTTGTCAATTGGAAAAACAAGCTCTTGAGTGCAACATAGAGTTCGAAATAATATGTATTGATGATGGCTCTCAATCTGACCTGAATAAAGACAATAACAAAATCAACCAACTACATAATTCAAGATTTAAAACGCTTTCTGAAAATGTTGGCTTAAGTAATAATCGAAATATACTTGCCGATGCTTCAAAATACAATTTACTTTTATTTGTAGATGGAGATTCATTACTTCCAAATAACAATTATATTTCAAATTATATTGAAGCTATAAAAAAAGATACAGATGTTGTGTACGGTGGAAGAATTCATCCAAAAACTGTATCCTCATCAAGAAAACTGCGATGGAAATATGGAACATACAGGGAAGACACAACCTCTACCCAAAGAAATAAAAACATTTATAAATCTACACTTTTTAATAACACTTTAATAAAAAAAGAGATTTTTAACAAAATTGGTTTTGATAAAACCATTAAGGAATATGGGCATGAAGACACCATATTTGCATTTAACTTAAAAAAACATCATGCTTCGGTGTACCACATTGACAATCCAGTTCTGCATAACGACGTAGACTTAAATACTGTATACTATGTTAAAACGCAAAAAGCTTTAAATAACTTAAATTCAATATATCGAACAGGAATTATCGACCCCAACTTTGTAACCTTTTTAAACATTTTTATATCCTTAAAAAAGTTTAAATTAAATTATCTTTTTGCAGGATTTCACGTTATTTTCGATGGTCTCTTAAAATACAATTTAATTTCAAGGCGACCATATCTTTTCTTATTTGACCTTTTTAGAATTACCTACTTTTCATATATTAATCTAAAAAAATAA
- a CDS encoding glycosyltransferase family 2 protein produces MPFFSVIIPLFNKEDNITKTLNSVINQTFTDFEVIIINDGSTDSSLSKVQEISDKRFKIINQENSGASTARNNGISLSQGNYIALLDADDFWHTNHLEELKKQIHLFPDAGLYCNNYEIEFKNKTIKPALFNFNYSSSPIIIKDYFKSSIINSVAWTSAVAFKKTSFLAIGAFNSKFEIAEDIDLWIRFALKYDVCFNPRITMIYKKNIENSLSKYERNEIRYNFINNYRSYELENKSLKLYLDVNRYAVALRCKMNNEKQLYEKLKSEIDFNNINLKQKVLLHCPNNILRLIKKIQSILLENNIYLSAYK; encoded by the coding sequence ATGCCATTCTTTTCAGTAATAATCCCTCTATTCAACAAGGAAGACAACATAACAAAAACATTAAATAGTGTTATTAATCAAACCTTTACTGATTTTGAGGTTATAATTATTAATGATGGCTCCACAGATTCTAGTCTAAGCAAAGTACAAGAAATCAGTGATAAAAGATTTAAAATTATAAATCAGGAAAATTCAGGAGCGTCAACGGCGAGAAACAATGGTATAAGCTTATCACAAGGAAATTACATAGCCCTCCTAGATGCTGATGATTTTTGGCACACAAACCATCTTGAAGAATTAAAAAAGCAAATTCATTTATTTCCTGATGCAGGTTTATATTGCAATAATTATGAAATAGAATTCAAGAACAAAACTATTAAACCTGCGCTATTTAATTTTAATTATAGCTCTTCTCCTATTATTATAAAAGACTATTTTAAAAGTAGCATTATAAATTCTGTAGCCTGGACTTCTGCAGTGGCTTTCAAAAAAACATCATTTTTAGCAATCGGTGCTTTCAATTCTAAATTTGAAATCGCCGAAGATATAGATTTATGGATTCGATTTGCTCTTAAATATGACGTTTGTTTCAACCCCAGAATAACGATGATCTACAAAAAAAACATAGAAAACAGTTTATCCAAATATGAAAGAAATGAGATACGCTATAATTTTATAAACAACTATCGTTCATATGAACTGGAAAATAAATCATTAAAACTATATCTTGATGTAAATAGATATGCTGTTGCTTTAAGATGTAAAATGAATAACGAAAAACAACTTTATGAAAAGTTGAAATCTGAAATAGATTTTAATAATATTAATCTAAAGCAAAAAGTATTATTACATTGCCCCAATAATATTCTAAGACTCATAAAAAAAATTCAGAGTATTCTTTTAGAAAACAACATCTATTTAAGCGCCTACAAATAA
- a CDS encoding sugar 3,4-ketoisomerase, whose translation MHIEKNTFSLIEIPKIIDEKGRGNLSVIEKDGVPFDIKRVYYLYDVPSDAYRGGHAHKEQLELLIALSGSFEVVLDNGFEKKKVMLNKPNIGLLIPTGVWRELENFSSGSVCLVLASDVFNENDYIRNYSDFKLFVGA comes from the coding sequence ATGCATATTGAAAAGAATACATTTAGTTTAATAGAAATTCCTAAAATTATTGATGAAAAAGGTAGAGGAAACTTATCCGTTATAGAGAAGGATGGTGTCCCTTTCGATATTAAGAGAGTATATTATCTGTATGATGTGCCTAGCGATGCGTATCGAGGGGGACATGCGCATAAAGAGCAATTGGAATTGTTAATTGCTCTAAGCGGAAGCTTTGAGGTTGTTTTAGATAATGGTTTTGAGAAGAAAAAAGTAATGCTCAATAAACCAAATATTGGGTTGTTAATTCCAACTGGCGTCTGGAGAGAATTGGAGAATTTTTCATCTGGATCTGTATGCTTAGTGTTGGCGTCTGATGTTTTTAATGAAAATGACTATATTAGGAATTATAGTGACTTTAAATTATTTGTAGGCGCTTAA
- a CDS encoding glycosyltransferase family A protein, translated as MVNVENKEKDLEILISTMNRTSLGFLSNMFPDDYINYNILIVNQTSKANILKSNYSNIRVINSFEKGISKSRNLAIQNAKAVYCLLADDDIQYQQSFSKKILDAFVDYKEADIVTFQMINDKGELYNRYPDTVKHDRKTVSTVNSVVIAFRRKSVVEHNLFFNNYFGLGSIFETADEYVFLRSCLRANLNLFYKPIIILKHPCYSSGTDVSSDKVIFARSAVFYKYNGIVTYFKLAYHLLLLLKNNDLYFSQLFIKYKAGLKGILKYKSLLRQGLEIRNS; from the coding sequence ATGGTTAATGTTGAAAATAAAGAAAAAGATCTGGAAATACTTATTTCAACAATGAATAGAACCTCATTAGGATTTCTTTCAAATATGTTTCCAGACGATTATATAAATTACAATATTTTAATTGTTAATCAGACTTCAAAGGCGAACATTTTAAAATCCAATTATTCAAATATTCGGGTAATTAATTCGTTTGAAAAAGGAATTTCGAAAAGTAGAAATTTAGCTATTCAAAATGCAAAAGCAGTGTATTGCTTGTTAGCTGATGATGATATACAATATCAGCAAAGTTTTTCTAAGAAAATATTAGATGCTTTTGTTGATTATAAAGAAGCAGATATTGTTACTTTTCAAATGATTAATGATAAAGGGGAATTATATAACAGATACCCAGATACAGTTAAACATGATAGAAAAACGGTTAGTACTGTAAATTCTGTGGTAATTGCATTTAGAAGAAAAAGCGTTGTTGAACATAATTTGTTTTTTAATAATTATTTTGGATTGGGATCTATATTTGAAACGGCTGATGAATACGTTTTTTTAAGAAGTTGTTTAAGAGCAAATCTTAATTTGTTTTATAAACCAATAATAATTTTAAAACACCCTTGTTATAGTTCAGGAACAGATGTGTCAAGTGATAAAGTTATTTTTGCCAGAAGTGCTGTTTTTTATAAATATAATGGAATTGTAACTTATTTTAAATTAGCTTATCATTTATTGTTGTTGTTAAAAAATAATGATTTATACTTCAGTCAACTTTTTATAAAGTACAAAGCAGGTCTTAAAGGGATTTTAAAATATAAATCTTTGCTAAGACAAGGATTAGAAATTAGAAATAGTTAA